One genomic region from Amaranthus tricolor cultivar Red isolate AtriRed21 chromosome 12, ASM2621246v1, whole genome shotgun sequence encodes:
- the LOC130828244 gene encoding RNA exonuclease 4 isoform X1, translating into MDSDPNPPKSVKIRHKCSACYKQYNKKEHLVEHMKVSFHSVHQPKCGICKKHCKSFESLREHSKGLLAKDHCSRMFHELGCDLCMKVFCSPILLSEHKWTCQLLPPTPLGTISLSSMKSETSSSNTCNGDVASQVREAVALDCEMVGGGSDGTLSLCGRVCLIDESEDVIFHAYVQPQMPVTDYRSEVTGLTEEHLKDAMPLKEVQQKIQEILYNGESIGIARIDGGKAKLLVGHSLEHDLDCLRITYPDHLIRDTAKYQPLMKTNLVSHSLKYLTKTYLGYDIQMRTHDPYEDCVSVMRLYKRMRDQDHLKDFVGECLPSRVTEFLTKEFECSKMKDLEKLTPDELYDMSRSKYYCWCLDSLKKVRP; encoded by the exons GCATAAATGCTCAGCTTGTTATAAGCAATATAACAAAAAGGAGCATTTAGTGGAACATATGAAAGTCTCATTCCATTCTGTGCACCAACCTAAATGTGGAATATGTAAGAAACACTGTAAATCTTTTGAATCTCTCCGGGAGCATTCAAAAG GTTTGTTAGCGAAAGACCATTGCAGTAGAATGTTTCATGAGTTGGGATGTGATCTTTGCATGAAAGTTTTTTGCAGTCCCATTTTGTTGAGTGAGCATAAATGGACTTGTCAGTTACTCCCGCCAACTCCCCTC GGTACAATATCATTGTCGTCTATGAAATCGGAAACCTCAAGTTCCAACACGTGTAATGGTGATGTTGCCTCACAAGTTCGTGAAGCAGTTGCTCTGGACTGTGAAATGGTTGGAGGTGGTAGTGACGGAACTCTTAGTTTATGTGGTAGGGTTTGCCTTATTGATGAAAGTGAGGATGTAATTTTTCACGCTTATGTGCAACCTCAAATGCCTGTTACTGATTACAG ATCTGAAGTGACCGGCTTAACTGAAGAGCATCTAAAAGATGCTATGCCTCTTAAAGAAGTGCAGCAGAAGATTCAGGAAATCCTATACAATGGTGAGTCCATAGGAATAGCAAGGATAGATGGTGGAAAGGCTAAGCTTCTCGTGGGTCACTCGCTAGAGCATGATTTGGATTGTTTAAGAATCACTTATCCTGACCACTTGATCAG GGACACTGCCAAATATCAACCACTGATGAAAACAAATTTGGTCAGCCACTCACTCAAATATCTGACTAAAACATATCTCGG ATATGATATTCAGATGAGGACACATGATCCGTATGAAGATTGTGTCTCCGTAATGAGGCTATACAAGAGAATGCGTGACCAGGATCATCTCAAAGATTTTGTTGGAGAATGCTTACCGAGTCGTGTCACTGAGTTTCTCACCAAGGAGTTCGAGTGTTCCAAAATGAAGGATCTCGAGAAGTTGACACCTGATGAACTTTACGACATGTCAAGATCAAAGTATTATTGTTGGTGTTTGGACTCTTTGAAGAAAGTACGGCCTTGA
- the LOC130828244 gene encoding uncharacterized protein LOC130828244 isoform X2: MDSDPNPPKSVKIRHKCSACYKQYNKKEHLVEHMKVSFHSVHQPKCGICKKHCKSFESLREHSKGLLAKDHCSRMFHELGCDLCMKVFCSPILLSEHKWTCQLLPPTPLGTISLSSMKSETSSSNTCNGDVASQVREAVALDCEMVGGGSDGTLSLCGRVCLIDESEDVIFHAYVQPQMPVTDYRSEVTGLTEEHLKDAMPLKEVQQKIQEILYNGESIGIARIDGGKAKLLVGHSLEHDLDCLRITYPDHLIRDTAKYQPLMKTNLVSHSLKYLTKTYLGQIPPFLVWIPSCDIVDSNIYPHFFVRESSLQSYYFYAILIFDPVSDKPALICSLIICYAAL, from the exons GCATAAATGCTCAGCTTGTTATAAGCAATATAACAAAAAGGAGCATTTAGTGGAACATATGAAAGTCTCATTCCATTCTGTGCACCAACCTAAATGTGGAATATGTAAGAAACACTGTAAATCTTTTGAATCTCTCCGGGAGCATTCAAAAG GTTTGTTAGCGAAAGACCATTGCAGTAGAATGTTTCATGAGTTGGGATGTGATCTTTGCATGAAAGTTTTTTGCAGTCCCATTTTGTTGAGTGAGCATAAATGGACTTGTCAGTTACTCCCGCCAACTCCCCTC GGTACAATATCATTGTCGTCTATGAAATCGGAAACCTCAAGTTCCAACACGTGTAATGGTGATGTTGCCTCACAAGTTCGTGAAGCAGTTGCTCTGGACTGTGAAATGGTTGGAGGTGGTAGTGACGGAACTCTTAGTTTATGTGGTAGGGTTTGCCTTATTGATGAAAGTGAGGATGTAATTTTTCACGCTTATGTGCAACCTCAAATGCCTGTTACTGATTACAG ATCTGAAGTGACCGGCTTAACTGAAGAGCATCTAAAAGATGCTATGCCTCTTAAAGAAGTGCAGCAGAAGATTCAGGAAATCCTATACAATGGTGAGTCCATAGGAATAGCAAGGATAGATGGTGGAAAGGCTAAGCTTCTCGTGGGTCACTCGCTAGAGCATGATTTGGATTGTTTAAGAATCACTTATCCTGACCACTTGATCAG GGACACTGCCAAATATCAACCACTGATGAAAACAAATTTGGTCAGCCACTCACTCAAATATCTGACTAAAACATATCTCGG ACAAATCCCCCCATTCCTGGTTTGGATTCCCTCATGTGATATTGTTGATTCGAATATATATCCACATTTTTTTGTCCGAGAAAGTAGTCTCCAGTCCTACTATTTTTACGCAATTCTGATATTCGATCCTGTCAGTGACAAACCTGCATTAATTTGTTCCTTAATAATATGTTATGCTGCTTTGTAA